The Chaetodon trifascialis isolate fChaTrf1 chromosome 11, fChaTrf1.hap1, whole genome shotgun sequence nucleotide sequence tgcttaaagctgcactaatcaatattttttgattaacaatgaatcaaatgactaatataatgtgaaaggggtcactcaTGACAAATTCACAAAGAATTAGCATCAAATTCTGTAGTTTCCCACAGCTCTACAGAGCAGTTTAGCATCtttaagctcattgttttgcttttatgtaACATCTCCCTACTTTCACCAATCTCACTTTCACagtttaaacaaatgagatttaGCCTGCTCATttatgagctttagaggtgctggcaggcagatgttttctgtctcatccTTCCTCAAGCCTTTATgcgaagctaagctaaccctctgctgctgtagcttcatattgaaaTGACAGACACGAGAGTGGTATAAATCTTCTCATCTTAAGGCCTTGACACCACGTatatggatattttttatgGCAGATATCTTCTCCTGCACAGCCTTCGTTTCACAAGACATGTCCGTACACACGGGGATGAAAAGATATTTCCAAACCCTCAAACAAGCATGCCGGGCCAGTAGGTGGCGATAAAGTCTACATCAAGTACAAGAGAAGAGCGTTCTGAGCTTCAAGAATGAGCGACTGTACCTCTGGCAGtgataatttaaaaaaacaaacaatagcatttgattatttatttatcagtaGTGATTGAACACCTTTCTGGCACACGGTGTAACATAAACTAACCAGTAATCTCCGTTTTAATGACCAAAACGGTGTTTACATGTGAATGAGAGGCCCAAACACAGGTGTGGCTCAACTCTCAGAAAGCAAatacttcccaaaatgtcaaactactcctttaagAGACATAAACTacataatacataaaaaaagaacacacTAAAGCAAGCAAGGATCCCGGTAAGAATCAGCCAGTGTCACAGCATTGTTTACCAACTGTCTCAAGGGCAGAAGCAGAACTCTTCCGTTCAGTTTTCACCCTTGAGATAAAGGGTCTCGAGGGTTTCTCCAGCAAATCAGGTCAACAGAAGTGAGTTGAGGTCAGCGTGTCCTTGAACAGCATTATCATAATCAATTGTGATTGGCCTAGCAGAAGCGACAACATCGCAGGACACAATGCTGTTGGCAAAAAGCATGAAATTAGGAATTGTGCATCAGACGACACTGTGCAAAGGACACTGTGACAGAGCTTTTTGGGAACATGACAACCAAGCAGGCAGCCCTTCTGGGAACATGCGCTGTGTTCCAATCGCAGTGGGGAATAGCGACTTGCGTGCCAACGTCTCTAGATGATACTCCATCCCTCCCTTGCAACCATATTTCCCATGAATCTTATTATACTATCGCATACTAACGCATCATTACATCCCCTTCACTCAGGCAACTCATGTTCAAAGAGAAGAGTGAAATCAAATGAGGCCTGTGAGCCGTTGGGGAAAAAACATTATGTTGTTTGATCTGTTCAATTTCTAGAACTCACATTTATGATCTGAACATATGTACACAAATTCCCGTGATTTGTACGCACTGCACCagtgtagagtgtgtgtgtgtgcgtgcgtgtgtaaaCTGCTGGTATGAAGTGGCTTGCgtggtgctgctgtgtggaggagTCGGGTGGAGATAGTTTGGCACATGCATCACCGTGGTGATTCAATCAGCGAGGGAGGAAGTCaggcaggaggaagaaagaggagagagagagagtgagtgagagtgtgctggagagaagaaaagagaagaaaaacgaGGGGGGGGTGATGCATCGCTGAAATTAGGTCAGCTCCATTTTCAGAGCCTCATTTTAACAAGATAAAGCGTTTATCCTTATCGGatgtaagaaatgaaaagatTGAGGGGAAAAATGAAAGGATACAAAAGTGTTTCGACAGAAAAAAAGGCTCATATTTGCATCAGTTTTGGACTGAGTCACGGTTCCATCAGCCAGGATATCGGGCCGTCGGCAGCCCAAAGTAAGACAAAATGCTCGATTTGGCTAAGAGGAGTCGGTGCCGTTTTCAGGCAGCTGCTGTCAAGTTGGCAGCGAAATCAACCTGGTTTACTGAAAATATTTGGCCCATGAATTGTGCATGTCTGTAAATGCATGTGTGCGACGTGCCTCACCTTGTGAGTTTGGTGCCTATCTGCTGCCTAGACTCCAGTCTCTCCTCATCCGTCTGCATTGGCAggatgtttttctcctccagctctcttttGGATGGACGGTTACTCAGCTTGATGGCCAGAGAGTCTTTCCTCAGCACCTTCTGAGCCAGGGTACCTAAACCCAAACAGCAGTGTCAAAcatgagaggagctgcaggcatGAAGCATCGACCTGTCGCCTCATTTACCAACATTACTTTTTTCTTCATTCTACTGTCTGTTTCAGTTGTTTCATATAGATTATGGCTTACATTCAGATGACAcaggttaaaataaaaatgatcgATGACACTCAAAACTGAACTTGTACATAAACAGGTATAAAATCTTGCCATTGCTGCCTTTTTACTTCAAACGCTGGCAtctttatttgacagtttttgaTGCTGACGCTCGAAAAACGTCAAAATGAATACTCCCCGGCATTTATCATCTAAACTCCAGCgatttgctgttttgtgcaaCTTCAGATGCCTTCACAACACATGAAATATTTACCTATAATGTTTCCTGCACCCTTAAGTAGCCCTCATATTTTCAACGCCCCCTTTAATTCACGACGATTCCGTCACGCACGGCCAATCACAACCTTTAAAAACTCCAGCATGCTCTCATGTGGAAACCGGGATACAGTGTCAAAGATGCGAACGGCTTTGCACAGTTCAGCAGTTTTGCAAAGAGCGTTTCCATGGATGACAGCATGATGCTGGATACACTTCTGTGAACCTAATTTTGGCCCTGCTTTGAAGGTCAAACAGCATCTGAGTTCCAGGAGCCTTCGGGTGAAGCTAGCAGTAGTGTCGATCAGGATTAGTCAAGCAAATGTGTCATCATGTCTgtaaacaaaaccaacaaaatcGACAAAGACTGTTCTCCTACCaaggcatgtttttttttggcgctctccacaacctgcctttttctttatctttagcAACAAATAGATGAAGAAAGTCCCTAATAGACAGATTCTAGGTGTCTGCTGGTACATTTAAAGCATctcagagaaaaacaatatCGATCCACCGACTTTGCAATCAACTTCATTTGCGCAACTTAAACATCCAGGGTCCCTCAAGGTCACCATCACTGCTGCCACTCACTTGTAAATATGGAGTCGTCGTCTTCATcgtcgtcctcgtcctcgtcatCATCCACATCGTCGTCCTCGTCCTTATACATGCTGGGCAGATCTTCGTAGTCGGACTCGTTGGGCATGTTCTCCTTGTCGTCCTCGTAGTCGATGATCACGGACGGCGGTTCTCTTCTGTCCAGGGGAGCACACTGAGCAACGCCGTGCAGAGCAGAGCTAGCAGAGTGAAAGGCACCAAATCTGGGCATTAATGTAATTTGCCAGTTCTTATGGCCAGTTCATTTGGATATGCTGGGGATGAGTTTGCCCATCCCCCTGACAGTGACATACCAGCTCATCTTGGTATTACTGAAACAATAACCCTCATAAACCTCTTCAATCCAGAAAAAGCAAGTGattcaaaacaataaaagggGCTTCTGGTGCATGATAACTTAGTGGGATTTTAATCCAGATATGGCGGACGAGGAGATGTTTACCTCCACATGAATGAAACTGGAgtagaaagaaaacacaccGAGTACAATTCTGTGCAGACCTACGCAATCCCATGCAGAGGAAAAGACTCACTGCTTGTATAATTTAAAACAGGGTGATAGAAACGAACTTCACTTTcaggagcacacacactcgcatgcaGGCGCTGACCAGTGACAAATCAGATTGATTAATCACAGTCTAGTTGGGGCTTCTTATGATGAGCCACTGTTGCGTAACCATTTTTCAAGCTTTCAGACTAATTGCAAGCAATGTCAGGACCGTTGCTTCCTTATCCCCTCCCAAATGGCTTCGGTGAAAAGAGATCCTAATGTAAGAGGTTACATAATGTCCAATCCGCTATCCTGTCCCTTTTCTCCAAACATGAAGAAACGCAGCTCTTGTAAAGAGCAGCTGGTCATGTTATGTCAGGCCAACTGCTGGAGGGACGCCTACTCCATGAGCCTgtgcccacacatacacacatttacttCAAAATTAGGCCATGTTGCCCTGTGAGGCAGTGTGCTGATTTAGACCTGTACGCCAGCACTACACGGCAGCATGCGACCTCAATAACACCAGGATATGTTCGAGAGTAGCGGACAAGTCgccacaaaaataaaacctaaCAAACAGAACGCTTTAAGCTAATTGTAgtgcttttttccccagtaaTTACTCTGATTAGGGCTGTTTGGGCTGTAGCCTCATCAAATGAAGGACAGTCATTCTTTATAATGGAAACATGTTGTCAAAGGCAACATTTCTACACGGCCAATCAGCATGCAGCTTTAACTTACACTGGGGAAATCTTTTATATTTCGGCAAGAAACACTGACATCGTTCCTCAGATCCTCCCAAGACATTATGTGtgatgcacagacagaaagacaaataaaagctGATCCATAATCCCTTCCTGCCGTCACTGGCGTACAATCAGATTTGACGACCTGAGCCCTGACGGCTACTAACCTTTCAAACCTCTGCATGGAGAGCGCCAGGGTTTTATTGAGCTCCTCAATGATGCGGCTGGGCGCGTGCAAGCTGCCGTACTGGAGCTGGAGTGGGTGACCGTGGCTCTGGTGGAGACTGGATAGGCCGGCGAGCTGAGAGGGCAGCAGGGTGCCGTGGTGGAGGGTCATGCCCTGGGATGGGACGCACTTTTGGGAGAGAGCGCTGAGGGGATTGGGGGACGGAGAAGGGGACGAGTCCAGCCCCCCTTGAGGCACACATATCATCACTTTCTTGGGAGGCAGGGGTGGAGAGTGCTTCCCCCCGGGCATACAGGGCAACTTCATTGGCTGGCAAGAATCTAGAGAGAAAAGAAATCGTGTATAGCAGGACAGAAAGGCCGACTGTGGAACATTTCTACTGGGTTAACTTATCGCATCCACGACACTTTGCTAGtgcagacagataaacagagtTCATGGACGATCAGATGAGGCTCAGACCTCAGTGCAGAGTGGTGGGAATTAGGCCAGGGTAATGCCACTTCCCTCTGACTGACAGATTGACTGTGACAGAGAGAGTCCAGCTGCCCTGACCACAGGGGAATTTAATGAGACTACTATAATCCTGTGCACATGTATGGCAACGCAGGTAGGGTTTAGAGCAGCAGCGGTCATGGCTCATTTATCAAAACAAGTACCCGGTGTTCACTGTGAGAGGTTTCCTGGGGTAGTGAAATTAATAGCAGTGGGGTCCAACAAATACTGTATACTGGTTTGGAAAAAAGGATAAACTAAACCACTGACCTGTGCTATGGTTTGGGATCCTAGAGAAAGGCTttggagggagagcaggaggctgTTTGTGGTACAGAGGCGGCTTGGCGGGGGTATCCTGAAGGTCACCTGGGTAGGTGACAGATTTCTTGGTGGACAGGACCATAGAGGATTTAAGAGAGGGCTCCTGAGTGTAGATTCCGCCGTCCATCGAGGATCGGAACTCAACGGTCGCTAAACACAAAAGAAGTTAACAGTCTGTCAGGTATCGAAAGCGTGTTcgactgcagcagaaaaacactgcgCAACAAGACTGTTCAAACAAAGTTTCAAATGAGCTTGGAGAcagtgtgtggggggggggattcGGGAGGCTAAGACTGTTTAGAGGCTTTTATCGGCACAAACCAGACCAAGGAACGGTGTCAGAACTTTGGTTTTTGCGTGATCACATTTTAAAGCCGACAGTGTAATTCACAGTGCTGCTCACAGATTCTGACAAACGCTGCATTTATACTGGGAGCTCTCGCCCAGAAGTCATCTTTACCGAGCAGTCTTTTAAACAGAATGACTGATTGTATGATTCGAGGTGCGAGGTTAGTCTCCAGATATTTGAACGTTCAGAAAGTCTTTCAGGGGATGTTTTTTGGCCGTTTTTTCTGCCATTAGCTGAGACGTTCAAGTGAAAAGTCGCTATTGTgaccagctgtcagtcagctcgACCTCAAAAGACCCTCGTTTTGAAGCACCTCCATTAGGAAACATCAGCCATTGAGATGGTGACTAGACTAGTGTTAGGGTTTGGCTGGTGTGTGCCACGTTAAATCCAGGCACACGCAGTGCCAGTCAAAGACGGCGTCCAATCAAAGCCGATTACAATCCAGCAGCCAGTCAGATGAAAGGTTAACACGTTTTTGCCAATACGggattttgtttctttttaatatatttctatttttgcCTCTAAGGATCTGTTTCTATTTTGAGTATAGCAGAGCAGAATGAGTTTAGTCTTATATCTATGCATCAGAGGGATGTCAGCGCCACTAAAATAATACAGCTTTCATCGCTGTatagtaaaagtaaaaataaccACGGCTGATCTATCAAGCTgtgcgcacaagctttttttttttgattatgGAAATTAGGTTGTCACTGGGCAGCAGAACTGAGCACACCAGGCCCCATTAATATGCATTCCAAGGAGTGGCACAGTTATTATGCAAAAACAAGGGAGGTAGCTATTCAATTTATCAGTTTTGGTCAATTTACTGAACTGAACAGTGTCTATTAGCGTAATGTGCACATAATAAGAAAGTACTTGATTTAGTTCGCAAGACATTTGTTCTCGCTTCCATATCAAAGAGTGTTCTTATTTCTGAACACCGTCCAAAAAGCTCAATTtctaaaacaatgaaatataaaaaaggGCCTCATATTTCCTCACTGGCGCTCACGTCTTGGTGAGAGTCAGTGGACTTTCTCAGCTTCAGCAACTTTGTTTTTGATGTCCTGAGGCACGGAGCACCCTGCCGTCAGACTCAAATATACTGCCTGGCTGAGGATAAGGGGCGTCTAAGGCACATCAAATCAAGATCAAAGACTTTAGAAAAACCCTACAAAATTTCTATAATGAAAGATTATATCTCTAGATGCCCTGTGCCAAATATTGAAGAGTACACTTCACAGACGACTGATTAATGAGGAGATGAATAACTGAAGACCTTCCAATTTAACACGTCTACCCCTCTTGCGGCTTCTGCTTTAAACCGAGACAGTTTCCAGCTCTGTTAAATCAGACTGTAACTGCGTAACATCAGCTCACCTTTTTCAAAGATCTCTTTCAGCACTCCTCTCTTGATCAACTCATCTCTGCTCTGTCGCATGGACATCTTCCTCTCCAAAGCTGAGGGGGGAAAGAGAATAATGTTTTAAGTTATTTGAACATTGGTCTAACCTTTCAGCAACACAGCATGAAACTGAAGAAGATTTCCAGACATCTAGAGGTCCCCAGGCAAAATAGTTTGCTATCACGAGCCACGGCTTTTAGTAGATTTTCACCAGTGATACTGCAAGATAGCAGGGCATGGCTGTCAGAAAAATATCCATGCATTGAAAGATCTTTTCCCAGTTGTCCTGGTAATATTAATATAACGTTTCTGTTGAAAGCATGAGAACTGGTTGATAAAACTTGGAAGATAAGGAAGGcatcatttcagatttttcttactgtcaacaaatcccatgaaaaaacTAACCGTGTGTTAGTCTTTCCCTGCGGCACTCAAACCAAACCAGTTTGTTCCAACTGAAGCCATAAACCTTTTAAGAAGGTATTGAGcaatttctaaaaaaaaatattaaatatctgGGACCTGCTGGGACCTTTTTAAAGCAGCTGGGAAGTATAGTTTTTATccaaataaagaagaagaagaagaagaagaagaagaagaagaagaagaagaagaagaaataaatgcattaaatacatttttactgaTCTACCTTTACTGTATACATCTTTTGATCTTTTATCAtttgacagcagcatcaaaagCCTGGATTTTGTTGTAAAGATAATTTGTGAAAGTGTGACTTCTCCTCAGAAGACctaaagctggaaaaaaaaaaaaactgggcgTTGATTAACAAAGGAGATGAAAGTAGGGGGAAGATATTCCAACAACACCTCTCATAGTAATGCATTATGCACAAGAAAGCATGTCCCATAGCTATTGCTTCTATTTTTAGCTTCAAAAGTTAACATCTTCTATCAGCACGCTGAATAAAAGCGGCTAAAAACCATGCTAGCACTTTCCACCCCTGCATAGAAACCAATTAAGAATGTGAAATGAGGATCAGCAGCAACACTTGAGCACACTGCGCGGTAATGTCCCTGCAGGCCTCCGTAGCTCCTGCTTAAGAGGGAGATCACAGATTGCGCCATGTGTGCTTTACATATGACCCAGGAGTCGTGTCCCAGCTCGATCAGAGGGCGGTGCGTTCGATGCTAATACGCCGTCGCTGTGGATTCGTGAAAATACTGACAGCTTGACCTCTCTTTTCCTTGCTCTTAGTCACATCACAGCGGATTCAAAACCAACTGCTGAGAGtccaaaattaaaaacacaaatgagagTCACACAAATGTCAGACGGGCAGGCCTGCGGGGCAGAAATTCGGATACTCTGCGCTTCAGTGTTCGAAATTCCCCTAGCAGAGCAAGTTATCACCAAACAGTACGCTCCATTATGAGCTCCTTCAGGATACCAGATGTTCAATATCACTCCATACTTCAAAAGTTTCCGAGCAGAAGCCTGTTTAAGCCAGCTCCAAGCCAGGAATTATTTAAGCAGCGAGAAATTTGGAGGGGAAAAAATACGTGACCAAAATACCACCAATGTGTCACACAAAGAGTGGTCTCCACTGGAGCTCTACGACGTGGTGAATTGAAGggtgtgaaatgaaaagaaattgTGCCATTTTGTAGATGCTGCTTGGGATGCTAATGCTGGCAGCTCCATCAAAAAGTCACTTTTCCCACAGAGGCTGCAAATTTAACATTATAGGTCAAGTATATCAAGGGGATAATATACGTATCAAAGAGTTGACCCAGAATCAACAGAGAGGACATTTTCTCGCTGAGAGTGGCCGCAGCCAGTTCACCAGATTGTTTCcccaaaaacactgcaggcatGAAGAGGCAGCCAGACATCACAGGTTTCACTCCTCTGTACCTGTGCATTCTCAAACTTCATTAAAATTTACAACAGCTCGCAAACTGAAGAGGTTTCTATTAATGATGTCTGCCAGTTGAGCGGCGTCTAGataacaaaaaaagcaaacctTACTCTGAAAATTTCATCAAAAATAGGAATGTCTGCACCTCTGCAGCAGATTTCCATAGAACTCCCACAACCCTCTTTAACTGAGAAGCAACCAATGCGCTTTTGACTACAAATGTCAATGGCTCAGGAtttgttttgatctttttttggGACGTGCTATATGAAAATACTGTTACAATAAAGCTAATATTTGCAGACTCCATCCATCATTAAAAACCTGCATGAAGTCATCTTCAATCAGACTTTGACGTTCCTGTTGTGGGTTATTAAAAAAATTATTTGTCAGTCTTTTTCTTGAGACACGGTGttcatcaaaatcatcagcagcagctctttacTGGAGAGGGAAAACCCAGGGTTAAAGGCTGACGCGAGGCTGGCAGTGCTGTAATATGTTCAGGGATTATACTGCTGTTTCAtccaaagtgaaaaataattactCAAAGCTTTATGACATAACTGCTGTACAACGGGATGCGCACAGTTACGTAATACAATTAACTCAAAAGCCTTTGCGAAGATGCGTCTTCAGATTTGACAGATATTGTGCGGCCATgaaacaaaagaggaaggaaCTGTTAGATTTCACTAGATTTCACTTGCACTAGGCAGACAGGGAGTCAGGAGTTGAAACACTGGCTGGTcttgtgaaaaaaacaacatcttatttaatatttaatgaagTGCAAGAAGTAGAATTTCATGTTCATTTCATCAGGAAGGTCCCGTGAGAgccatgaataaaaacagtcagCGTGGATAAAAAGCTGCCAGTCACACCAAATATTTCATACCGAACTTTGATCGTGAATATGACAAACTGGATCACCACAATCTAAATCTATTGTGTATGTACATTCAGTGTACAGCTGAGGTACACCACTTGAAACATTAAACTAATGCTTTTACAGGCCTATCCACTAGGCAACTTGAGGGGTATGAGGGGGGATGTTGTCCCGTTTGCTAGCAAAGTGACCAAACTGCATCCCCCTTCTCCCTCCCCTGGTAGCAGAGAGAGCGTAGGGTTGTTAAGTTGAATATGTTAGTGTAATCTGCCTGAGTAACTGATCCATTTTCTGACTGAGCTTCGTCTAAGTTAGCATCACTCACTACATTTatatgcagtcaagtaaccctttcaccggaatatcagcaataacctgGCAGGCGCACAGCCATGTAAACGCTTGAAAAATcggaatatgctcatattccggtttttaaaaacccgaatgtgacccctgggttactccttttctaacccgaatatttggtcacgtatacgcctatcggaatatccccatcgaacggtATATTaagcatggatatggatggcacagctccggctccatttcctatttctttacgttctcgccttccatgaataaagaaagtgagacagaatagcGTCAAGTACTACTGGTGGGTCAGaaccagcaccaaagcgcaaacgaaggcgactgctaccggcaccgggctgttcattatccgcagtgcggctgctgttgttgttgtttttgaaatgacgCGCGTTGCctcatgacgttctccgtgcgtcgacacgttgtccgtgcgtcgctgttttgaaTG carries:
- the LOC139338370 gene encoding phosphatase and actin regulator 1-like isoform X3 codes for the protein MFKTANYPTVDPAPTIMHGTWLTTGCRENTPVAVEKPKKKAFSLVKIMSLGNKKGHGQHPHHNNNIPFTIHCHIGKEIKHICSNCSRGNDTQDAEEVERLAAMRSESAISGTHTPPIRRRSKFATLGRLLKPWKWRKKKSEKFKQTSAALERKMSMRQSRDELIKRGVLKEIFEKATVEFRSSMDGGIYTQEPSLKSSMVLSTKKSVTYPGDLQDTPAKPPLYHKQPPALPPKPFSRIPNHSTDSCQPMKLPCMPGGKHSPPLPPKKVMICVPQGGLDSSPSPSPNPLSALSQKCVPSQGMTLHHGTLLPSQLAGLSSLHQSHGHPLQLQYGSLHAPSRIIEELNKTLALSMQRFESSALHGVAQCAPLDRREPPSVIIDYEDDKENMPNESDYEDLPSMYKDEDDDVDDDEDEDDDEDDDSIFTSTLAQKVLRKDSLAIKLSNRPSKRELEEKNILPMQTDEERLESRQQIGTKLTRRLSQRPTAEELEQRNILKPRNEQEEMEEKREIKRRLTRKLSQRPTVEELRQAKILIRFSDYVEVSDAQDYDRRADKPWTRLTAADKAAIRKELNDFKSNEMEVHESSRHLTRFHRP
- the LOC139338370 gene encoding phosphatase and actin regulator 1-like isoform X8; protein product: MRSESAISGTHTPPIRRRSKFATLGRLLKPWKWRKKKSEKFKQTSAALERKMSMRQSRDELIKRGVLKEIFEKATVEFRSSMDGGIYTQEPSLKSSMVLSTKKSVTYPGDLQDTPAKPPLYHKQPPALPPKPFSRIPNHSTDSCQPMKLPCMPGGKHSPPLPPKKVMICVPQGGLDSSPSPSPNPLSALSQKCVPSQGMTLHHGTLLPSQLAGLSSLHQSHGHPLQLQYGSLHAPSRIIEELNKTLALSMQRFERFGAFHSASSALHGVAQCAPLDRREPPSVIIDYEDDKENMPNESDYEDLPSMYKDEDDDVDDDEDEDDDEDDDSIFTSTLAQKVLRKDSLAIKLSNRPSKRELEEKNILPMQTDEERLESRQQIGTKLTRRLSQRPTAEELEQRNILKPRNEQEEMEEKREIKRRLTRKLSQRPTVEELRQAKILIRFSDYVEVSDAQDYDRRADKPWTRLTAADKATIRKELNDFKSNEMEVHESSRHLTRFHRP